A single window of Acidobacteriota bacterium DNA harbors:
- the recB gene encoding exodeoxyribonuclease V subunit beta produces the protein MNKRTCRSFDVLADELLAGRHLIEASAGTGKTYAMALLCLRLLLEPDDAPPVDQILAVTFTEAATAELRRRVRRFLKDALQDGPCRHAEIDTIRRRAAARHGAATLAARLQAAEQDMDQAAIFTIHGFCHRVLKVSAFESRVLFQTELATDTDDLLREVVCDFWRREIAGAPAWLAAHAAEQGLTPDTLVDRLPRQLWNPELRLLPEVAPVDAAAMDRRFAELHNRYVRFGGMWLSARDDVIALLLDGRFKGNIYKDESVDRLARAIDAWLQAGAAAVDLKAVELLIPDKMSRSLKKGFGLPEHSAIALFGEIVAETERLNGQVADALFALEMRLVEQVRRELPRRKEAARVRGFDDLLRAVREALAGPDGEELGSALRARYRAVLVDEFQDTDPVQYAIFQKAFGRSDTTVFYIGDPKQSIYSFRGADIFAYLRAAREQGVVRHTMTRNYRSTPGLLAATARLFRGERPFVIAGIELPPVEADAERPCPLLTEGGREAPALTIWTLPPDLPEWCWDDGRYKVAVARQMAARAVAAEIRRLLDPARDCRIGAEPFRAAHAAVLVRSRTEAQLVKDALQAAGVPAVLSRADNVFGSPEAEEMELILRAAAAPSSGGAVRAALLTDALGLDLAGVDRLAREATEWEGWLEQFHRLHDAWATRGLLPMLRRLDAECGVRGRLLGLAGGERRVTNFFHVAELLHGIESECGMGLAGVIGWLAGRRAESGDERVDAYELRLESDADAVQVLTMHRSKGLEFPVVFLPFPWSRGRKLSKNEPCGYHDDTGRPVWDYGCADKVRARREKLAEDVRLLYVSVTRARCRCYLAWDRINEAEDSAPAYLFHRRDGEPALPPTREALLADLEALRSGAPIEVAELPLAAPPMLAPTAGAVVPRVPRELLAPVPAGWRVVSYSVLTRGAAATPAVEELPDHDPEIGPAAVSAEPAVAAREDHLAFPRGVRAGTALHAILERIDFAAPDCAGVVEEQLRRHGLARRSSDGAAWAPGVARWMQRVLAAPLTDGLRLADIGGPDRVPELEFWLPLRLVTPADLATLAGDDEPSALVAVSGYLRGYIDLVFRHAGRYYLLDWKSNHLGIQPGDYLPERLAEAMRVHHYDLQLNLYVLALHRYLARTLPGYDYDRHMGGAFYLFLRGMDPADPRRPGVFHRRPERAQVEGWAARILEEPSWTP, from the coding sequence GTGAACAAGCGGACCTGCCGATCGTTCGATGTCCTGGCCGACGAGCTGCTCGCGGGCCGCCACCTCATCGAGGCCAGCGCCGGCACCGGCAAGACGTACGCCATGGCACTGCTATGCCTGCGCCTCCTGCTGGAGCCGGACGACGCACCGCCGGTGGACCAGATCCTGGCGGTGACCTTCACCGAGGCGGCCACCGCGGAGCTGCGCCGGCGTGTGCGCCGCTTTTTGAAGGACGCCCTCCAGGACGGCCCGTGCCGCCACGCCGAAATCGACACCATCCGGCGGCGGGCGGCGGCGCGACACGGAGCGGCGACGCTGGCCGCGCGCCTTCAGGCTGCCGAGCAGGACATGGATCAGGCAGCCATCTTCACCATCCATGGCTTTTGCCACCGGGTGCTGAAGGTGTCGGCGTTCGAGAGCCGGGTGCTGTTCCAGACCGAGCTGGCGACCGACACGGACGATCTGCTCCGGGAGGTGGTCTGCGACTTCTGGCGGCGGGAGATCGCCGGTGCCCCGGCCTGGCTGGCGGCTCATGCCGCCGAGCAGGGGCTGACCCCCGACACGCTGGTGGACCGGTTGCCCCGTCAACTGTGGAATCCCGAGCTGCGCCTGTTGCCTGAGGTCGCGCCCGTGGATGCGGCGGCGATGGATCGCCGCTTCGCCGAGCTCCACAACCGGTATGTCCGGTTCGGCGGGATGTGGCTGTCTGCACGGGACGACGTGATCGCATTGTTACTCGACGGACGCTTCAAGGGCAACATCTACAAGGATGAATCGGTGGACCGGTTGGCGCGCGCCATCGATGCCTGGCTGCAGGCCGGCGCCGCCGCTGTGGATTTGAAGGCCGTCGAGCTGCTCATCCCGGACAAGATGAGCCGGTCGCTGAAAAAGGGATTCGGATTGCCGGAGCATTCCGCCATCGCCCTGTTCGGCGAAATCGTTGCGGAGACGGAGCGCTTGAACGGGCAGGTGGCCGACGCGCTGTTTGCCCTGGAAATGCGCCTCGTGGAGCAGGTCCGCCGGGAGCTGCCACGGCGCAAGGAGGCGGCGCGGGTGCGCGGCTTCGACGATCTGCTCCGGGCGGTGCGCGAAGCGCTGGCCGGACCCGACGGCGAGGAGTTGGGGTCCGCGTTGCGCGCCCGGTACCGGGCGGTGCTTGTGGACGAATTTCAGGACACGGACCCCGTTCAGTACGCCATCTTTCAGAAGGCATTTGGCCGGAGCGATACGACGGTTTTTTACATCGGCGACCCGAAGCAGTCCATCTACAGCTTTCGCGGCGCCGACATCTTCGCCTACCTGCGCGCCGCGCGAGAACAGGGCGTGGTCCGGCACACGATGACGCGCAACTACCGGTCCACACCCGGGCTGCTGGCGGCGACGGCGCGGCTGTTCAGGGGCGAGCGTCCCTTCGTGATCGCGGGGATCGAACTGCCGCCCGTGGAGGCGGATGCCGAGCGTCCCTGTCCGCTGCTCACCGAAGGCGGCCGGGAAGCGCCGGCGCTCACTATCTGGACCCTGCCGCCCGACCTGCCCGAGTGGTGCTGGGACGATGGCCGGTACAAGGTTGCCGTGGCCCGCCAAATGGCCGCCCGCGCGGTGGCCGCGGAGATCCGCCGGCTGCTGGATCCGGCCCGCGACTGCCGGATCGGCGCCGAACCGTTCCGCGCGGCCCACGCGGCCGTCCTGGTCCGCAGCCGGACCGAGGCGCAGCTCGTGAAGGATGCGCTCCAGGCCGCCGGCGTGCCGGCGGTGCTCTCCCGGGCCGACAACGTGTTCGGTTCTCCGGAGGCGGAAGAGATGGAGCTGATCCTGCGGGCGGCGGCGGCGCCGTCGTCGGGCGGCGCGGTGCGCGCCGCGCTCCTCACCGACGCCCTGGGGCTGGACCTGGCCGGCGTGGACCGGCTGGCCCGCGAGGCGACGGAGTGGGAAGGCTGGCTCGAACAGTTCCACCGCCTGCACGACGCGTGGGCCACGCGGGGGCTGCTCCCCATGCTCCGGCGGCTGGACGCGGAGTGCGGCGTCCGGGGGCGTTTGCTGGGCCTGGCCGGCGGCGAGCGGCGGGTGACCAATTTTTTCCATGTGGCGGAGCTGCTGCACGGGATCGAGTCGGAGTGCGGCATGGGCCTGGCCGGCGTGATCGGATGGCTGGCGGGCCGACGGGCCGAGTCCGGTGACGAACGGGTGGACGCGTACGAGCTGCGTCTCGAAAGCGATGCCGACGCCGTCCAGGTCCTGACCATGCATCGCAGCAAGGGGCTGGAGTTTCCCGTGGTGTTTCTCCCGTTCCCGTGGAGCAGAGGGAGGAAGCTCTCGAAAAATGAGCCGTGCGGCTACCACGACGATACCGGCCGGCCGGTCTGGGATTACGGCTGCGCGGATAAGGTCCGGGCCAGGCGGGAGAAACTGGCCGAGGACGTCCGGCTGCTTTACGTGTCGGTGACCCGCGCCCGATGCCGGTGCTACCTCGCCTGGGACCGCATTAACGAAGCTGAGGATTCGGCACCCGCCTACCTCTTCCACCGGCGCGACGGCGAGCCCGCGCTGCCGCCGACGCGCGAGGCGCTGCTGGCGGATCTGGAGGCGCTGCGGAGCGGCGCGCCCATCGAGGTCGCCGAGCTGCCGCTGGCGGCGCCGCCGATGCTCGCCCCGACCGCCGGAGCGGTCGTCCCGCGGGTGCCGCGGGAGCTGCTGGCGCCGGTCCCGGCGGGCTGGCGCGTGGTGAGCTACTCCGTGCTCACGCGGGGCGCCGCCGCAACCCCCGCCGTGGAGGAGCTGCCTGACCACGATCCCGAGATCGGGCCGGCCGCAGTGTCTGCGGAGCCGGCGGTCGCGGCGCGTGAGGATCATCTGGCCTTCCCCCGGGGCGTGCGTGCCGGCACGGCGCTGCACGCGATCCTGGAGCGGATCGACTTCGCCGCGCCCGACTGCGCCGGCGTGGTGGAGGAGCAGCTCCGGCGGCACGGACTGGCCCGGCGGTCGTCGGACGGCGCGGCCTGGGCCCCCGGGGTCGCCCGCTGGATGCAGCGGGTGCTGGCCGCGCCGCTGACCGACGGCCTGCGGCTGGCGGACATCGGCGGGCCGGATCGGGTTCCGGAGCTGGAGTTCTGGCTGCCGCTGCGACTGGTGACTCCGGCGGACCTGGCGACGCTGGCGGGCGACGACGAGCCGTCCGCGCTGGTGGCCGTCTCCGGGTATCTGCGGGGCTATATCGACCTGGTGTTCCGCCACGCCGGCCGGTACTACCT